One Candidatus Korarchaeum sp. genomic region harbors:
- a CDS encoding LUD domain-containing protein — protein MNLADVSRLLVKASSDKFLRLSLDRAILSYWELRKSVFAKYPRLRELADEVRRVKVSCLDRIEDLTKAAMESVERNGGFAYAAGTAEEARRIVDEIVGDGRVLVKGKSIVSEEVRLREHLAEGGKEVYETDLGEFLVQFMGPKSMHFITVSIHLNRERIAEFLRGFLGVDVDGDDVEGMVSLVRGFLRRKYFEADVGISGANVFAADEGCAFIMENESNVRLSISLPRKHIILVGMDKVVPTMGDAWRVVEVITRYSGYKVSSYVNLVRGPQRDMGPGELHVIFLDNGRIESSRDPLLREALLCLRCGACQYLCPVFWMVAGYWGGLKSVYSGGIGVIWEYITGSKEEAGKHSFACLLCGRCKEACPMRIDQARILRGIRSRVMRSEELEQMG, from the coding sequence ATGAACTTGGCTGATGTCAGTAGGTTATTGGTTAAGGCTAGCTCTGACAAGTTCCTCAGGCTTTCCCTCGATAGAGCCATCCTCTCCTACTGGGAACTGAGGAAGAGCGTGTTCGCTAAGTACCCTAGATTGAGGGAGCTAGCTGATGAGGTTAGGAGGGTCAAGGTGAGCTGCTTGGATAGGATCGAGGACCTCACGAAAGCCGCTATGGAGAGCGTGGAGAGGAACGGTGGTTTCGCTTACGCAGCTGGCACGGCTGAGGAGGCGAGGAGGATAGTGGACGAGATCGTGGGTGACGGCAGGGTGTTGGTGAAGGGCAAGAGCATAGTCAGCGAGGAGGTGAGGCTAAGGGAGCACCTGGCTGAGGGAGGTAAGGAGGTCTACGAGACGGACTTGGGGGAGTTCCTGGTGCAGTTCATGGGGCCGAAGTCAATGCACTTCATAACGGTATCGATCCACCTGAACAGGGAGAGGATCGCTGAGTTCCTGAGGGGCTTCCTGGGGGTCGACGTGGATGGGGACGATGTGGAGGGCATGGTCTCCTTGGTCAGGGGATTCCTGAGGAGGAAGTACTTTGAAGCCGATGTCGGGATCAGTGGAGCTAACGTCTTCGCCGCTGACGAGGGATGTGCGTTCATAATGGAGAACGAGTCGAACGTGAGGCTATCGATATCGCTGCCCAGGAAGCACATAATCTTAGTGGGCATGGATAAGGTGGTGCCCACGATGGGGGACGCTTGGAGGGTGGTGGAGGTCATAACCAGGTACAGCGGTTACAAGGTCTCCTCCTACGTGAACCTGGTGAGAGGACCGCAGAGGGACATGGGCCCGGGGGAGCTTCACGTGATCTTCCTCGATAACGGTAGGATCGAGAGCTCCAGGGACCCTCTCCTCAGGGAGGCTCTGTTATGCCTGAGGTGCGGTGCCTGCCAGTACCTATGCCCCGTCTTCTGGATGGTCGCCGGCTACTGGGGAGGCCTCAAGTCGGTCTACTCCGGTGGGATAGGCGTGATATGGGAGTACATCACGGGGAGTAAGGAGGAGGCTGGTAAGCACTCCTTCGCCTGTCTGCTCTGCGGTAGGTGTAAGGAGGCCTGTCCCATGCGCATAGACCAAGCGAGGATCCTGAGGGGCATCAGGAGCAGGGTGATGAGATCAGAGGAGCTCGAGCAGATGGGTTAA
- a CDS encoding (Fe-S)-binding protein has product MDLGTLRELMEINASRTRNPLGVSEESCGEWAKGLGIPERGDSVLYTGCLYQMVPRIRALSGLLKRLESLGPSFLGAAMKMDKLMLSLGLDAAGLLRPPGGRYLSLLRRIALALRTSGIDFAYIRREPYNGVLYHDLGMDSLFEAQVKRVVERLYGAGARRVITVDPHTTYMLRYLVGEHIESFDLEVVHYTELLLERGYEPRPQGGMEATLHDPCYFARWNGLIEQPRELLERAGIHLKEPEFSREFTGCCGGPIESIFPRLSSEIAKKRFEELKSTGSGCVIVSCPICLVNLERESKGTGVRVLDLAEVLL; this is encoded by the coding sequence ATGGATCTAGGCACGCTGAGGGAACTTATGGAGATCAACGCTAGTAGGACTCGAAACCCCCTCGGCGTTAGCGAGGAGAGCTGTGGGGAATGGGCTAAGGGCTTGGGGATCCCTGAGAGAGGCGACTCCGTGCTTTACACGGGTTGCCTCTACCAGATGGTCCCCCGGATAAGAGCCCTCTCGGGGCTACTCAAACGACTCGAGTCCCTCGGACCCAGCTTCCTGGGAGCCGCTATGAAGATGGATAAGCTGATGCTCTCACTGGGCCTGGATGCCGCTGGGCTGCTCAGGCCCCCCGGTGGGAGATACCTCAGCTTACTGAGGAGGATAGCCCTGGCCCTCAGGACCTCGGGCATAGATTTCGCCTACATCAGGAGGGAGCCCTACAACGGCGTCCTCTACCACGACCTGGGGATGGACTCCCTATTCGAGGCCCAGGTTAAGAGGGTGGTTGAGAGGCTTTACGGGGCCGGGGCCAGGAGGGTGATAACGGTGGATCCTCACACCACCTACATGCTAAGGTACCTCGTTGGAGAGCACATCGAGAGCTTCGACCTCGAGGTAGTTCATTACACGGAGCTGCTCTTGGAGAGGGGCTACGAGCCGAGACCTCAGGGAGGGATGGAAGCTACGCTCCACGATCCCTGCTACTTCGCCAGGTGGAACGGCCTGATAGAGCAGCCTAGGGAGCTATTGGAGAGGGCTGGAATCCATTTGAAGGAGCCTGAGTTCTCTAGAGAGTTCACAGGGTGTTGCGGGGGTCCTATTGAATCCATTTTCCCGAGGTTATCCTCCGAGATAGCCAAGAAGAGATTCGAGGAGCTCAAGTCGACCGGATCTGGATGTGTGATAGTCTCCTGCCCGATATGCCTGGTGAACCTGGAGAGGGAGTCCAAGGGGACCGGGGTTAGGGTACTGGATCTCGCGGAGGTCTTACTATGA
- a CDS encoding sulfurtransferase TusA family protein yields the protein MSEIKPTVTVDARGMSCPGPLTNLIKAYRKANVGDVIEVLATDPGFKPDLEAWIRRTGNEIISITEEGGTIRALIRVSSK from the coding sequence ATGTCCGAGATCAAGCCCACCGTGACCGTTGACGCCAGGGGCATGAGCTGCCCCGGCCCCCTGACTAACCTCATCAAGGCCTACAGGAAGGCCAACGTCGGTGATGTGATAGAGGTGCTGGCTACGGACCCGGGGTTCAAGCCCGACCTGGAGGCCTGGATCAGGAGGACGGGAAATGAGATAATAAGCATCACGGAGGAGGGAGGAACCATAAGGGCGTTGATAAGGGTCTCCTCGAAGTGA
- a CDS encoding FAD/NAD(P)-binding oxidoreductase, whose amino-acid sequence MPRRLLIVGGGDGGTILANRLARRLRPEELEIEVIDKEEIHFYQPGFLFVAFGEASREGISKPRRKLYSKGVRFTRAEVREIDPGERRVRLSSGEEKPYDYLVIATGSVLNYEDIDGFREGANHIWTIEDAEKLYQALKNFKGGTIVVGVGGLTYKCPVAPLEIAFLTDEFLRARGLREKSEIKFISPLERPYGPRLLNRVVVERMKDRGIEPITFFTVDRIDPQRREVHSLEGESLRYDMLVLSPPHRGADVILNSGIGDEEGWIPVDKHYLRLRDYDDAFAIGDATNLPVPKTGVIAHFEASTVADNIYYELRGMERRAMFDGQSFCVIEMGREQASAQVSNYYYTEAPGLIPTRVLHLAKLAMNNMYWTCILGGYI is encoded by the coding sequence ATGCCCAGAAGGCTTCTCATAGTTGGAGGAGGGGACGGAGGGACAATACTAGCTAACAGGCTAGCTAGAAGGTTGAGGCCTGAGGAGCTGGAGATAGAGGTCATAGACAAGGAGGAGATCCACTTCTATCAACCCGGGTTCCTCTTCGTGGCCTTCGGTGAGGCGAGCAGGGAGGGGATAAGCAAGCCCAGGAGGAAGCTCTACTCCAAGGGAGTGAGGTTCACCAGAGCTGAGGTCAGGGAGATAGATCCAGGGGAGAGGAGGGTGCGGTTGAGCAGCGGTGAGGAGAAACCGTACGATTACTTGGTGATAGCCACGGGGTCCGTTCTGAATTACGAGGATATAGATGGATTCAGGGAGGGAGCGAACCATATATGGACCATAGAGGATGCGGAGAAGCTTTACCAAGCTCTCAAGAACTTCAAGGGAGGGACTATCGTCGTAGGAGTGGGGGGACTAACCTACAAGTGCCCCGTAGCCCCTCTGGAGATAGCCTTCCTAACGGACGAGTTTCTCAGAGCTAGGGGATTGAGGGAGAAGAGCGAGATAAAGTTCATCTCCCCTCTGGAGAGGCCTTACGGTCCTAGGCTCCTCAACAGGGTAGTAGTTGAGAGGATGAAGGATAGGGGGATAGAGCCGATTACCTTCTTCACCGTGGATAGGATAGACCCTCAGAGGAGGGAAGTGCATTCCCTGGAGGGGGAGTCGCTGAGGTACGATATGCTGGTGCTCTCACCGCCTCACAGAGGGGCTGATGTCATCCTGAACTCGGGAATAGGCGATGAAGAGGGTTGGATCCCCGTGGATAAGCACTACCTGAGGTTGAGGGATTACGATGATGCTTTCGCTATAGGTGATGCCACTAACCTGCCCGTGCCTAAGACGGGGGTCATAGCTCACTTCGAGGCATCTACGGTAGCTGATAACATATACTACGAGTTGAGAGGGATGGAGAGGCGGGCTATGTTCGATGGGCAGAGTTTCTGCGTGATAGAGATGGGTAGAGAACAGGCATCAGCTCAGGTCTCGAATTACTACTACACCGAAGCTCCGGGACTGATACCCACGAGGGTGCTGCACTTGGCGAAGCTCGCGATGAACAACATGTACTGGACCTGCATACTGGGCGGTTACATATGA